One Synergistaceae bacterium genomic window carries:
- a CDS encoding response regulator has product MEDKAQIPGTGEKIEEQYARLQKDYKKLERQYHRLESDYKRIGIMYKSAERLRDFNEAEKDLQYLYNRLLLQTCADLIFVLDVEMRVVLATDTLAKFLDLSDVGEIVGHPVKNAFVRRFSPEQTMEILEKCHVACANGQPVNYTWRGSLSNGEEFIADCTLSPAIDKNGVFHGVVVLMHNITELDKARKKAEDASQAKGIFLANMSHEIRTPMNAIKGMGDLLMRTPLNDVQHTYVQNLLRASNSLLIIINDILDFSKIDANRMEITPVPYDTASMIGDVAGMIQLRAFQKGLLFLIDIDPLIPRRLVGDDVRIRQILINLLGNAVKYTTEGYVRLTVALKSRAPEKKAVLSFSVEDSGSGIREEDIPHLFEVFSQMDLRKHRGIQGTGLGLVISRKLSELMEGSIELQSVYGKGSIFTCTLPQEVETDEPLAAVDEPQKKNVVLLTTDDLRGDTLQKILERLSIPLHRCRTVAEALKATTSGDDCCLIYLHEFSDELKLHLDEIKAIHKISVKGLQYSEQGEIAPDVEVVTEPVMINAFSLLLNRVGGVKDSGEAEDTDFGDFSAPEASVLVVDDNEINLLVASELLKQYGIEADTAESGEKALRMISEKQYDLIFMDHMMPEMDGIEVTNRIRACSDWRARVPIIALTANAISGMMEIFLKNGMNDFISKPIELDKLHSILLTWLPQQKIVKTPGALP; this is encoded by the coding sequence TTGGAAGATAAAGCCCAGATTCCCGGCACGGGCGAAAAAATCGAAGAACAATATGCCCGACTGCAAAAAGACTATAAAAAACTGGAACGCCAGTACCACCGTTTGGAGAGCGACTACAAACGCATCGGGATCATGTACAAAAGCGCCGAGCGTTTGCGGGATTTCAACGAAGCGGAGAAGGATCTTCAATATCTCTACAATCGTCTTCTGCTGCAAACCTGCGCCGACCTGATTTTTGTGCTGGACGTGGAGATGCGGGTGGTGCTCGCCACGGACACTCTGGCGAAATTTCTGGACCTTTCCGACGTGGGGGAAATTGTCGGCCATCCTGTGAAAAACGCTTTCGTGCGCCGATTTTCCCCCGAACAGACGATGGAAATTCTGGAAAAATGTCACGTGGCCTGCGCAAACGGCCAGCCCGTGAACTACACCTGGAGGGGCTCTCTTTCCAACGGAGAGGAGTTCATCGCGGACTGCACGCTTTCTCCGGCCATAGACAAAAACGGCGTTTTTCACGGCGTCGTCGTCCTTATGCACAACATCACCGAGCTGGACAAGGCCCGAAAGAAGGCGGAAGACGCCTCCCAGGCAAAGGGCATCTTCCTGGCGAACATGAGCCACGAAATCCGCACTCCCATGAACGCCATCAAGGGAATGGGAGATCTTTTGATGCGCACGCCCCTGAACGACGTGCAGCACACCTACGTCCAAAATCTTCTCAGGGCTTCCAACTCCCTTCTGATTATTATCAACGACATTCTGGACTTCTCGAAAATCGACGCCAACAGGATGGAGATCACGCCTGTGCCCTACGATACGGCCTCCATGATCGGGGACGTGGCGGGAATGATTCAACTGCGGGCCTTCCAGAAGGGCCTTCTGTTCCTCATCGACATCGATCCCCTCATTCCCCGGCGGCTGGTGGGAGACGACGTGCGCATCCGGCAGATTCTCATCAACCTGCTGGGCAACGCCGTGAAGTACACCACGGAGGGATACGTCAGGCTCACGGTTGCTCTGAAGTCCCGCGCCCCTGAAAAGAAGGCGGTTCTTTCCTTCTCCGTGGAGGACTCGGGCTCGGGCATTCGGGAAGAGGACATCCCCCACCTGTTCGAGGTGTTTTCCCAGATGGACCTGCGCAAACACCGGGGAATCCAGGGGACGGGGCTGGGACTGGTCATCAGCCGCAAACTGTCCGAGCTCATGGAGGGCTCCATCGAACTTCAGAGCGTTTACGGCAAAGGATCAATTTTCACCTGCACCCTCCCCCAGGAGGTGGAGACGGACGAGCCTCTGGCCGCGGTCGACGAACCTCAGAAAAAAAACGTGGTGCTTCTGACGACGGACGACCTGCGGGGGGACACCCTTCAAAAAATACTGGAGCGCCTGTCCATCCCCCTCCACCGCTGTCGAACCGTGGCCGAAGCGCTGAAGGCGACGACCTCCGGGGACGACTGCTGTCTGATTTACCTGCATGAATTTTCCGACGAACTCAAACTCCATCTCGACGAGATCAAAGCGATACACAAAATTTCCGTCAAGGGGCTGCAATACTCCGAGCAGGGCGAAATCGCGCCGGACGTGGAGGTGGTTACCGAACCCGTGATGATCAACGCCTTCAGCCTTCTGCTGAACAGAGTGGGCGGCGTCAAAGACTCCGGCGAGGCGGAAGACACGGATTTCGGAGATTTCAGCGCTCCGGAGGCGTCCGTTCTGGTGGTGGACGACAACGAGATCAACCTGTTGGTGGCCAGCGAGCTGCTGAAACAGTACGGCATCGAGGCGGACACGGCCGAAAGCGGCGAGAAGGCGCTGCGAATGATCTCCGAAAAGCAGTACGACCTCATTTTTATGGACCACATGATGCCCGAAATGGACGGCATAGAGGTCACCAACCGCATTCGCGCCTGCAGCGACTGGAGGGCGCGGGTTCCCATCATCGCGCTGACGGCCAACGCGATCTCCGGCATGATGGAGATTTTCCTGAAAAACGGGATGAACGACTTCATCAGCAAGCCCATCGAGCTGGACAAACTCCACAGCATTCTCCTGACCTGGCTTCCCCAGCAAAAAATCGTCAAAACTCCGGGGGCCCTTCCTTAA
- a CDS encoding FIST C-terminal domain-containing protein — MRSIVAVTNEMDDAQEAVRELMAQLEEKGPLGKNSCGLVFCDVEMSQGEFITALKEALPFEIVGNTTIATFDTQNGAQILSAVLVVLTGDDVQFGVACTESLTLENLRSELEKAWSKAKTAAGEGKLLFLLPPFTDLVPADEYVSILSGLSGDIPIIGGVPSANIADGDILTYAGGQVFSDRAAIVLVGGNIQPVFSVQNVLSPLSEQKNTVTNAEGNIIRTVGDMTFVEYLRHIGLPVDDLIAQGDLAVYVSTPLKVYMGIHDTRDKIPVARTIVRLNPEDGSGVLFGAISENSAVSIVTMKRQDIQDSCRMAVQDIQEKIRAKGEGYTYSTLFCVSCGGRYMVMGDDKEIEGNILVENLPAGLTLSGFYAYGEICPTIFENGRGLNRLHNESIVMCAF; from the coding sequence GTGCGTTCAATCGTTGCCGTAACCAATGAAATGGACGACGCCCAGGAGGCGGTTCGGGAGTTGATGGCCCAGCTTGAGGAAAAGGGGCCTTTGGGTAAAAACAGCTGCGGACTTGTGTTTTGCGACGTGGAAATGTCTCAGGGAGAGTTTATCACGGCCCTGAAGGAAGCTCTGCCCTTCGAAATCGTGGGGAACACCACCATCGCCACCTTCGACACTCAAAACGGCGCGCAGATTCTTTCCGCCGTCCTCGTGGTTCTCACGGGGGACGACGTGCAGTTCGGGGTCGCATGCACGGAGTCCCTCACTCTGGAAAACCTGCGAAGCGAACTGGAGAAGGCCTGGAGTAAAGCGAAGACCGCCGCGGGAGAGGGCAAACTGCTCTTCCTGCTTCCGCCCTTCACCGACCTCGTTCCGGCGGACGAATACGTTTCCATCCTGAGCGGGCTGTCAGGGGACATTCCCATAATCGGCGGGGTTCCCTCCGCAAATATAGCGGACGGCGACATTCTGACCTACGCCGGCGGACAGGTCTTTTCGGACCGGGCGGCTATTGTTCTCGTGGGAGGGAATATCCAGCCCGTTTTTTCCGTTCAGAACGTCCTGAGCCCCCTGTCCGAGCAGAAAAATACCGTCACGAACGCGGAGGGCAACATCATCCGCACCGTGGGGGATATGACCTTCGTGGAGTACCTGCGCCACATCGGGCTGCCCGTGGACGACCTCATCGCCCAGGGCGACCTGGCCGTTTACGTTTCGACGCCCCTGAAGGTTTACATGGGCATACACGACACCCGGGACAAAATTCCCGTGGCCCGCACCATCGTCCGGCTGAATCCGGAGGACGGCTCCGGCGTCCTGTTCGGCGCGATTTCCGAAAATTCCGCCGTGTCCATCGTCACCATGAAGCGGCAGGACATTCAGGACTCCTGCCGGATGGCGGTGCAGGACATTCAGGAGAAAATCAGGGCAAAGGGCGAAGGCTACACTTACAGCACGCTTTTTTGCGTTTCCTGCGGGGGGCGCTACATGGTCATGGGAGACGACAAGGAAATCGAGGGCAACATTCTGGTGGAAAATCTGCCCGCCGGGCTGACGCTCTCCGGTTTTTACGCCTACGGGGAAATCTGTCCCACGATTTTCGAAAACGGCAGAGGGCTCAACCGGCTCCACAACGAATCCATCGTCATGTGCGCGTTTTGA
- a CDS encoding diguanylate cyclase, whose protein sequence is MGNDTEPKKFPDLQRILLQAPSPCIVGGVFLCFTIPALFLLRAVYLFPSGLLPAFALVAGICSVLTALLTGKQEKKPAQVRDALSLVMDVTGGCYWEWWPESGRMKFTPGGLSVFGKDIVSLDGFVSLIHPDDVEMFRKAAENSLLPDENLASDLRMQSAQGEWRWFMVRSASIQKRPDGTPVLVRGAMVDIDDYRRAVEAMEGSEKRLAAIFKSAPGSIVVTDDEGRVLDANQAFYDMLGYSAGELRGIPIMSLLEVPRKDDPKVLMSKLLQECESYEDSRFHMEERFVRRDGRISVIDFGLSVLVDYDGNIQNYIFSGIDITQQIKRAEELKLLTENQRWLFDFLRQFNEFHGVPQLFEALRANLPQVVSFSSLRLVVPSFMGRAWVLDDRTDFTKEATTAAVEAFLSGKTPLGECYVERSPLAWGALPRTMSGLDADPRSVMAIPLIYREHVWGVLGLENSSLDAFTEQDLTMISIVGGNIGLYFEEQSQRMELDRYTDSLQRLHSLIHTLLKSRNRDHLLEGMLEYLKNALSDFACAIYLFTGPKEDRGSSLELLAWHNAENIALPDTAPILNAAARGIPVVEYSDSGQETRWIVPIVFQKQSVGVIDLFKPSGLLPAEVKIYQLLTDYVAGFWMLYNIMALREEEASVDPLTGIWNRRYMIRRLQEESDRIGRYGGNACLVIGDMGNFKQINDTYGHTRGDEVLIQVARTIKKTLRLSDSVGRYGGDEFILLLPNVSKQDAEVIVERIRQGFAQLKIPSDDSDPDSPLIHVVMDFGLALYPGGATSLLDTINLADEAMYANKIARKERLSKTEKNEVER, encoded by the coding sequence ATGGGAAATGATACGGAGCCTAAAAAATTTCCAGACCTTCAGAGAATCCTGCTGCAGGCACCGTCGCCCTGTATTGTGGGTGGTGTCTTTTTATGTTTTACGATACCGGCTCTGTTTCTGCTGCGGGCCGTTTACCTCTTTCCTTCGGGGCTTCTTCCGGCCTTCGCCCTGGTGGCGGGGATATGTTCCGTTTTGACCGCGCTGCTGACCGGGAAACAGGAAAAAAAACCCGCTCAGGTTCGCGACGCTCTTTCTCTGGTGATGGACGTCACGGGGGGCTGTTACTGGGAATGGTGGCCGGAGTCCGGGCGGATGAAGTTCACCCCGGGCGGTCTGTCGGTTTTCGGAAAGGACATCGTTTCTCTGGATGGTTTTGTGTCCCTGATACACCCCGACGACGTCGAGATGTTTCGAAAGGCCGCCGAAAATTCTCTTTTGCCCGACGAAAACCTGGCCAGCGACCTGCGGATGCAGAGCGCCCAGGGGGAGTGGCGCTGGTTTATGGTGCGCAGCGCCTCCATACAGAAACGGCCCGACGGAACCCCCGTCCTCGTCAGAGGGGCCATGGTGGACATCGACGACTACCGGCGGGCGGTGGAAGCCATGGAGGGCAGCGAAAAGCGTCTGGCGGCGATTTTTAAAAGCGCCCCGGGCAGCATCGTGGTCACGGACGACGAGGGACGGGTGCTGGACGCCAATCAGGCCTTCTACGACATGCTGGGCTACAGCGCGGGGGAGCTTCGGGGGATTCCCATCATGTCCCTGCTGGAGGTCCCCCGGAAGGACGACCCCAAAGTCCTCATGTCGAAACTCCTTCAAGAGTGCGAAAGTTACGAAGATTCCCGTTTCCACATGGAGGAACGGTTCGTCCGTCGGGACGGCCGGATCAGCGTCATCGACTTCGGGCTGTCCGTGCTGGTGGACTATGACGGCAACATCCAGAATTACATTTTCTCGGGCATTGACATCACTCAGCAGATAAAGCGCGCGGAAGAGCTGAAACTCCTGACGGAAAACCAGAGATGGCTCTTCGATTTTCTGCGTCAGTTCAACGAGTTTCACGGCGTTCCCCAGCTTTTCGAGGCGTTGCGCGCCAACCTGCCGCAGGTGGTGTCCTTTTCCTCTCTGCGCCTCGTGGTCCCCTCGTTCATGGGGCGGGCCTGGGTGCTGGACGACCGGACGGACTTCACAAAAGAGGCCACCACCGCCGCTGTTGAGGCCTTCCTCTCCGGAAAAACGCCTCTGGGCGAGTGTTACGTGGAGCGTTCCCCTCTGGCCTGGGGGGCTCTGCCCCGCACCATGTCGGGGCTGGACGCCGATCCCCGATCCGTCATGGCCATTCCCCTGATTTATCGGGAACACGTCTGGGGCGTTCTGGGACTGGAAAACTCCAGCCTTGACGCCTTCACGGAACAGGATCTCACCATGATAAGCATCGTGGGGGGCAACATTGGACTGTACTTCGAAGAGCAGTCCCAGAGGATGGAGCTGGATCGATACACGGACAGCCTGCAGCGTCTGCACTCCCTGATCCATACTCTGCTGAAGAGCCGAAACCGCGACCATCTTCTGGAGGGGATGCTGGAGTACCTCAAAAACGCTCTCTCCGACTTCGCCTGCGCGATCTACCTCTTCACCGGCCCCAAAGAGGACAGGGGCTCCAGCCTGGAGCTTCTGGCCTGGCATAACGCCGAAAACATCGCCCTTCCCGACACGGCTCCGATTCTGAACGCCGCGGCCCGGGGAATTCCGGTGGTGGAATACTCGGACAGCGGACAGGAGACCCGTTGGATTGTCCCAATTGTTTTTCAAAAGCAGAGCGTGGGCGTGATCGATCTTTTCAAGCCCTCGGGACTTCTTCCCGCGGAGGTGAAGATTTATCAGCTCCTCACCGACTACGTGGCGGGATTCTGGATGCTGTACAACATCATGGCGCTGCGGGAGGAGGAGGCCTCCGTGGACCCCCTCACCGGCATATGGAACCGGCGTTACATGATTCGCCGCCTGCAGGAAGAAAGCGACCGCATCGGCCGCTACGGCGGAAACGCCTGTCTTGTCATCGGCGACATGGGCAATTTCAAGCAGATCAACGACACCTACGGGCACACCCGAGGCGACGAGGTTCTCATCCAGGTCGCCCGGACCATCAAAAAAACCCTTCGGCTCAGCGACAGCGTGGGGCGCTACGGAGGAGACGAGTTCATCCTCCTGCTGCCAAACGTGTCGAAGCAGGACGCGGAGGTTATCGTTGAGCGCATCCGGCAGGGCTTCGCTCAACTGAAGATTCCCAGCGACGACTCCGACCCCGACAGCCCTCTGATCCACGTGGTCATGGACTTCGGGCTGGCGCTTTATCCCGGCGGCGCGACATCCCTTCTGGACACGATCAATCTCGCGGACGAGGCGATGTACGCCAACAAAATCGCCAGAAAGGAACGACTCTCCAAAACCGAAAAGAACGAGGTGGAAAGATGA
- a CDS encoding MaoC family dehydratase codes for MSRILYTFDELSPGMTASLSHTVTQEDVDRFADVTGDHNPIHAEGDFARASRFGRPIAHGMLGGGLISAVMGTKLPGPGNMYMEQTLRFRKPVFIGDTITATVEITDLIPEKYRLRLSTICTNQDGDRVIEGEALLYFRILNKEIS; via the coding sequence ATGAGCCGGATCCTCTACACCTTCGACGAGCTCTCTCCCGGAATGACGGCCTCGCTCTCCCACACCGTCACCCAGGAGGACGTGGATCGCTTCGCCGACGTGACGGGGGACCACAACCCCATTCACGCGGAGGGCGATTTTGCCCGGGCGTCCCGGTTCGGGCGTCCCATTGCCCACGGGATGCTGGGCGGGGGGCTCATTTCCGCCGTGATGGGAACGAAGCTTCCCGGCCCCGGAAACATGTACATGGAGCAGACTCTCCGCTTCAGAAAGCCCGTTTTCATCGGGGATACCATCACAGCCACAGTGGAAATTACGGATCTTATCCCCGAAAAATACCGTCTGCGCCTTTCGACGATCTGCACCAACCAGGACGGCGATCGTGTCATTGAGGGCGAAGCTCTGTTATATTTCAGGATTTTGAATAAAGAGATTTCATAA
- a CDS encoding electron transfer flavoprotein subunit alpha/FixB family protein — translation MEKINPAEYRGVWVFAEQRAGKLQNVVFELLGEGRRLADELKTDLSAVLLGDGVGGLCQSLIESGADRVFCADSSTLSDYTTEAYTAVIADLVREKKPEIFLLGATHIGRDLGPRLSARLGSGLTADCTGLAIDPEQKLLLQTRPAFGGNLMAVIVTADHRPQMSTVRPGVMKKLTPDPKRAGTVEPVKVDVDPLKLRTRVREFVRTVQKTVDLTEAEVIVAGGRGLGGAEGFRLVEELAETLGGVVGASRAAVDSGWITPDHQVGQTGKTVRPLLYVACGISGAIQHLAGMQNSKCIVAINKTSTAPIFEVADYGIVGDVRQVLPLMIEELRQPR, via the coding sequence GTGGAAAAAATAAATCCTGCCGAATACCGGGGCGTCTGGGTCTTTGCCGAACAGCGCGCCGGAAAACTGCAAAACGTGGTTTTTGAGCTTCTGGGAGAGGGGCGTCGTCTGGCGGACGAACTGAAAACCGATTTGTCGGCCGTTCTCCTGGGAGACGGCGTCGGGGGGCTCTGTCAGTCCCTCATCGAAAGCGGGGCCGACCGCGTCTTCTGCGCCGACAGCTCCACCCTGAGCGACTACACGACCGAGGCCTATACCGCGGTCATCGCCGATCTGGTTCGGGAGAAAAAACCGGAGATATTTCTTCTGGGCGCGACTCACATCGGACGGGACCTGGGTCCGCGCCTTTCCGCCCGCCTGGGTTCGGGGCTGACGGCGGACTGCACGGGACTGGCCATCGACCCCGAGCAGAAACTTCTGCTCCAGACGCGCCCCGCCTTTGGAGGCAACCTCATGGCCGTCATCGTCACAGCCGACCATCGTCCTCAAATGTCCACGGTGCGGCCCGGCGTGATGAAAAAACTGACGCCCGATCCCAAACGCGCCGGAACCGTCGAGCCGGTCAAAGTCGATGTGGACCCCCTGAAGCTCCGAACCCGGGTTCGGGAGTTCGTGCGTACGGTTCAAAAAACCGTCGACCTGACGGAGGCGGAGGTCATCGTCGCGGGAGGACGAGGCCTTGGCGGCGCGGAGGGTTTCAGGCTGGTGGAGGAACTGGCGGAGACGCTGGGCGGCGTTGTGGGGGCCAGCCGCGCTGCGGTGGATTCGGGGTGGATCACGCCGGATCATCAGGTGGGCCAAACGGGAAAAACCGTGCGTCCACTTCTTTACGTGGCCTGCGGCATCTCAGGCGCGATTCAGCATCTGGCGGGAATGCAAAACTCGAAGTGCATCGTCGCCATCAACAAAACGTCTACGGCGCCCATTTTCGAGGTGGCCGACTACGGAATCGTCGGGGACGTCCGCCAGGTTCTCCCCCTGATGATCGAAGAGCTGAGACAGCCCCGATGA